A region of Shewanella psychromarinicola DNA encodes the following proteins:
- a CDS encoding glycosyl transferase, producing the protein MPKIGELTLTSVDEFDFRLLIKALGKGEKGSRTLTFAEASLLLEGFAKGKATRVQMASAMMLMRVRGETTEEVAGMVAGLRHTLDTGWGTLAVDIDWPVYAGKREQLPWLLLVAKLLASQGVRVMLHGDSQALPHRRHVESCLAAVNIACCTTPQSANAALLSDNIVYVCAGDLAPVLDECRQLHQELGLRSLIQTAARCINPTNAAISLRSYFHPGLDYLHQGICKILFAKGEYHTGSVAIFKGLQGETECNPRVSTTVTVVNGQANTIVVSSLSIPTLLEGFSGAKLGQAELSSDILALLWREQQPFSANKLTELMSRTMIEQALSSIQATLAALLLLLSRQSATIDSINATAITAAQAVSLSQQCWANRFSTTDNPLDQWRNKEWLCAV; encoded by the coding sequence ATGCCTAAAATTGGTGAGTTAACCCTGACATCAGTCGATGAATTTGATTTTAGGTTATTGATCAAAGCCTTGGGTAAGGGCGAAAAAGGCTCGCGGACGTTAACATTTGCTGAGGCCAGCTTATTACTTGAAGGTTTTGCTAAAGGAAAAGCCACCCGGGTACAGATGGCGAGTGCCATGATGTTAATGCGCGTTCGTGGTGAAACCACAGAAGAAGTTGCTGGGATGGTCGCAGGGCTACGTCATACATTAGATACTGGTTGGGGGACATTGGCGGTTGATATTGACTGGCCTGTGTATGCGGGTAAGCGTGAGCAGTTACCGTGGTTATTGTTGGTGGCTAAATTACTGGCAAGCCAAGGTGTGCGTGTAATGTTGCATGGCGACAGCCAAGCTTTACCCCATCGCCGCCATGTTGAATCTTGCTTAGCGGCAGTCAATATTGCTTGTTGTACTACACCACAAAGCGCTAATGCAGCCTTGCTATCCGATAACATTGTTTATGTATGTGCGGGTGATTTAGCACCAGTGTTAGATGAGTGCCGCCAGTTGCATCAAGAATTGGGTCTTCGTAGCCTTATTCAAACTGCAGCGCGGTGTATCAACCCAACTAATGCAGCGATCAGTCTGCGTAGCTACTTTCACCCCGGGTTAGATTATCTGCACCAAGGCATATGCAAAATCTTATTTGCAAAAGGTGAATACCATACCGGCAGTGTCGCGATTTTTAAAGGTTTACAAGGCGAAACAGAGTGTAATCCAAGAGTGTCGACCACGGTTACTGTCGTCAACGGACAAGCAAACACTATAGTGGTATCGAGCTTATCGATCCCCACATTATTAGAAGGTTTTTCTGGTGCGAAATTGGGCCAAGCCGAATTGTCTAGCGACATTCTTGCGCTGTTATGGCGCGAACAACAGCCTTTTTCGGCCAATAAACTCACAGAATTAATGTCGCGCACCATGATCGAGCAAGCGCTTAGCAGTATTCAGGCTACTTTGGCTGCGTTGCTGCTATTACTGAGCCGCCAGTCAGCTACGATAGATTCAATTAACGCAACGGCGATTACAGCAGCGCAAGCAGTCAGTTTGAGTCAACAATGTTGGGCAAACCGTTTTAGTACAACAGATAATCCACTAGATCAATGGCGGAACAAGGAGTGGTTATGCGCAGTTTAA
- the cobA gene encoding uroporphyrinogen-III C-methyltransferase: protein MNSVDAMIKGHQPINSLGCLTDGLPTSELQAGEVAIVGAGCGQLDLMTIKAARIVAQADALVFDSLVSSDILTLVTPSCQRHFVGKRCGQPSVNQEDINALLLSLAQQGFKVVRLKGGDPHIFGRGSEEALYLAQQGIRSQFIAGVTAALGCASSTGIPLTFRGMARSVTLITGTKMTDADNANAPTQWQALLTAQSTLVFYMGKEQAASISLGLLDTQCAANLPVAFVTNGGRPNQIVTYATVDSMADAALTIKDSGPTLIIIGEVVSVGQQLSALLDDIDFVSPQPESQPHSEYECEVLYA from the coding sequence ATGAATAGCGTAGACGCAATGATAAAAGGTCATCAGCCAATTAACTCTTTAGGCTGTCTTACTGATGGATTACCTACAAGCGAACTGCAAGCTGGCGAAGTCGCCATTGTTGGCGCAGGTTGTGGTCAATTGGATTTGATGACCATTAAGGCGGCGCGGATTGTTGCCCAAGCCGATGCACTCGTGTTTGACAGCCTTGTTAGCAGCGATATTTTAACCTTAGTGACGCCATCTTGTCAGCGCCACTTTGTCGGTAAACGTTGCGGCCAGCCCAGTGTTAATCAAGAAGATATTAATGCGTTATTACTGAGCTTGGCACAGCAAGGGTTTAAAGTGGTGCGCTTAAAAGGCGGAGACCCGCATATTTTCGGTCGCGGCTCAGAAGAGGCGCTTTACTTGGCTCAGCAGGGGATCCGTTCGCAGTTTATTGCCGGTGTTACCGCCGCGTTAGGTTGTGCTTCTAGCACAGGTATTCCACTGACTTTTCGAGGTATGGCTCGAAGTGTCACCCTGATCACCGGCACAAAAATGACCGATGCAGATAATGCAAATGCTCCTACGCAGTGGCAAGCATTGCTCACAGCACAGTCCACCTTAGTTTTTTATATGGGTAAAGAACAAGCGGCAAGCATCTCACTCGGGTTACTCGATACCCAATGCGCCGCTAACTTGCCGGTGGCTTTTGTTACCAATGGCGGTAGACCAAACCAAATTGTGACTTATGCAACCGTTGACTCTATGGCTGATGCTGCGTTGACTATTAAGGACTCTGGGCCAACATTAATCATTATTGGTGAAGTGGTCAGTGTCGGCCAACAGCTTAGTGCTTTACTCGACGATATTGATTTTGTTTCACCACAGCCAGAGTCACAACCACATTCTGAATATGAATGCGAGGTGCTATATGCCTAA
- a CDS encoding nitrate reductase codes for MSKIQSSCAYCGVGCGVSVSPNKADWTDINTADLSLVGDINHPANYGHLCAKGERLLDSLDQPNVLRYPKYRSGKPLDWNSASTLIADTFAQTIAEHGPGSVALYLSGQLLTEDYYVANKFAKGFLKTANIDTNSRLCMSSAVSAMQRAFGEDVVPACFDDLEQAEVIVLVGANTAWTHPVLFQRILAAKKTNNARLVVIDPLSTATAKQADLHLAITPGADLALFHGLLGYLADQNCVDHTYIAAHTEGFDSVVSEAQQLSANLAELANQVGVSVTRLTEFYQLVAGHKKVLTASCQGVNQSTIGTDTTNAMINCHLALGQIGQIGSGFFSLTGQPNAMGGREVGGLASQLACHMGFSAPERQLLADFWQTDSVAEQKGLAAVEMFDALADGKIKAIWIMGTNPVVSLPNSEKIAKALADCPFVVVSEISPDSDTAKLADVLLPAQGWSEKCGTVTNSERTITRQRGFITPKGQAKADWWAMSQVAKKMGFHGFDFEDNASVFNEFSAMSARVKQQFPNKVFDLTGLADLSKGQYDALLPTQWPIASATQIGQRGGRVFSDGVFATASGKAQFVAPAPVNPSEQSLTNNTLLLNSCRSRDQWHTMTRTGHIASLRASIPEPVIHLHSSQLRDFSLIDGGLVRIQSALTPHSMDANATILSSAFTVARAVVDDDMPANVASMSMHWSAQFSMTKGVNQALDARVDPISKQPGFKCQPVILSPVLLALQGVVFGQHDSSAHGLCWQVAQTLENGVCHHIGFTDTNDGFAYQATAYSLKWTLTVDGQPLYIQCNMDKGLLKALKVLSHTQVNVGLNQMNTFIGKPVDKQLMKLLHQQIKAGNSPLICACTGVSEASINDEINQQFNDQVMGDGLANISFQQALDSTQSLLGCGRQCGSCHSEVKQCAKQSWLDALSYTEIEHQHAVEEDVA; via the coding sequence ATGTCAAAGATCCAATCGAGTTGTGCTTATTGTGGTGTCGGGTGTGGCGTAAGCGTGTCACCGAACAAAGCGGATTGGACTGATATAAATACAGCTGATTTATCATTAGTGGGTGATATCAATCATCCTGCAAATTACGGTCATTTATGTGCTAAAGGTGAACGCTTACTCGACAGTTTAGATCAGCCCAATGTGCTACGTTATCCAAAATATCGTTCAGGTAAACCCCTTGATTGGAATAGTGCGAGCACCTTAATTGCTGATACTTTTGCACAAACCATTGCTGAGCATGGCCCCGGCTCTGTTGCCCTTTATCTTTCAGGGCAATTACTCACTGAAGATTATTATGTCGCGAATAAGTTCGCCAAAGGTTTTTTAAAAACGGCTAACATCGATACTAACTCTCGTTTATGTATGTCGTCAGCGGTGAGTGCAATGCAACGCGCTTTTGGTGAAGACGTGGTGCCAGCTTGCTTTGATGACCTAGAGCAAGCAGAAGTCATCGTGCTGGTGGGTGCTAACACTGCTTGGACTCATCCGGTGCTTTTTCAACGAATATTAGCGGCTAAAAAAACCAATAATGCCCGTTTAGTGGTTATCGACCCGCTATCAACCGCGACAGCTAAACAAGCGGATTTACATTTAGCGATTACCCCAGGTGCCGATTTAGCATTATTTCATGGCTTACTGGGTTATTTAGCCGATCAAAATTGTGTTGATCACACTTACATTGCAGCACACACCGAGGGTTTTGATTCTGTTGTGTCCGAGGCGCAACAATTAAGTGCCAATTTAGCCGAACTCGCAAATCAAGTGGGAGTATCTGTTACTCGTCTTACTGAGTTTTATCAATTAGTGGCGGGTCATAAAAAAGTACTTACCGCATCTTGTCAGGGAGTGAATCAATCAACTATAGGCACAGATACCACCAATGCGATGATTAACTGTCATCTTGCCTTAGGTCAAATTGGACAAATAGGCAGTGGATTCTTTTCGTTAACCGGACAACCTAATGCTATGGGCGGCCGTGAAGTCGGTGGTTTAGCGAGCCAGTTAGCCTGTCATATGGGATTTTCAGCACCTGAACGTCAGCTATTAGCTGATTTCTGGCAAACCGACAGCGTAGCCGAACAAAAAGGCTTAGCAGCAGTAGAGATGTTTGATGCCCTTGCCGATGGCAAAATTAAAGCGATTTGGATTATGGGTACCAACCCAGTGGTGTCGTTACCTAATAGTGAAAAAATTGCCAAAGCCTTAGCCGATTGCCCCTTTGTAGTGGTATCTGAAATTAGCCCAGACTCAGATACCGCCAAGCTTGCTGATGTGTTATTGCCAGCGCAAGGTTGGTCAGAAAAATGCGGTACTGTGACCAACAGTGAACGCACCATTACCCGCCAGCGTGGGTTTATTACCCCCAAAGGTCAAGCTAAAGCTGATTGGTGGGCTATGAGCCAAGTGGCCAAAAAAATGGGCTTTCACGGATTTGATTTTGAAGATAACGCCAGTGTTTTCAACGAATTTTCAGCCATGTCTGCTCGAGTAAAACAGCAGTTTCCTAACAAAGTATTTGATTTAACTGGCTTAGCCGACTTATCAAAAGGGCAATATGATGCGTTACTGCCAACACAATGGCCTATTGCTTCTGCTACGCAAATAGGCCAGCGAGGCGGGCGAGTTTTCAGTGATGGTGTGTTTGCCACTGCAAGTGGTAAAGCGCAATTTGTCGCGCCAGCGCCTGTTAATCCATCAGAGCAGTCGTTAACCAACAACACACTGTTATTAAACAGCTGCCGTAGTCGCGATCAGTGGCATACCATGACTCGCACCGGACATATCGCCAGTTTACGAGCCAGCATTCCTGAGCCTGTTATTCATTTACATTCATCACAGCTGCGTGATTTCTCGTTAATCGACGGTGGTTTGGTGCGAATTCAATCAGCACTGACCCCGCACTCAATGGATGCCAATGCGACCATATTGTCGTCAGCCTTCACTGTGGCACGCGCCGTTGTCGATGACGATATGCCAGCCAATGTGGCATCGATGTCGATGCATTGGTCGGCGCAGTTCTCTATGACCAAAGGGGTGAATCAGGCGTTAGATGCCCGTGTTGATCCAATATCAAAGCAACCAGGATTTAAGTGTCAACCAGTGATATTAAGCCCCGTTCTACTTGCGCTGCAAGGTGTTGTTTTTGGTCAACACGACTCTTCTGCTCACGGGCTATGCTGGCAAGTTGCACAAACGCTGGAGAACGGAGTGTGTCATCACATTGGTTTTACAGATACCAACGACGGTTTTGCCTACCAAGCGACAGCCTATTCACTTAAATGGACCTTAACGGTAGATGGCCAGCCTTTATATATCCAATGCAATATGGATAAAGGATTACTTAAGGCATTAAAAGTGTTGTCTCACACTCAAGTGAATGTGGGCTTAAATCAGATGAATACGTTTATTGGCAAGCCTGTCGACAAGCAGTTAATGAAGTTGCTACATCAGCAAATTAAAGCCGGTAATAGCCCGTTAATCTGTGCTTGTACAGGGGTATCCGAAGCGAGCATTAACGACGAAATCAATCAACAATTTAACGACCAAGTGATGGGTGACGGTTTAGCCAACATCAGTTTTCAACAGGCATTAGATAGCACTCAATCATTATTAGGTTGCGGGCGTCAATGTGGCAGTTGTCACAGTGAAGTAAAGCAGTGTGCCAAGCAAAGTTGGCTGGATGCATTATCGTACACCGAAATTGAACATCAACATGCAGTAGAAGAGGACGTTGCCTAA
- a CDS encoding ANTAR domain-containing response regulator yields MRSLIFCDQSFAAVPVADCDLVQYQTCLAAFGHVTVLTSVSQVEQQLHQQTFDTLLVLTETLHSQIQGLIQRTLTSKPMVIVVNAKTWQQAALTDLLDCGRITFIPDMLTVNRLTSVISLAQARFNAASKTLAEFKKLDDEIRSIKLLSQAKLIVMQQGFDEAKAHHIIQQQAMQKGLSVAQMSAQIIAVVSKQNTSLAVDTLAVNNDGAPHFGAIIPKADILSSQHKGC; encoded by the coding sequence ATGCGCAGTTTAATCTTTTGCGATCAGAGCTTTGCGGCTGTACCTGTGGCCGATTGTGATCTGGTGCAGTATCAGACTTGTTTGGCGGCGTTTGGGCATGTCACTGTATTGACTTCGGTAAGCCAAGTTGAGCAACAATTACATCAACAAACATTTGATACCTTGTTGGTATTAACCGAGACATTACACAGTCAAATTCAGGGGCTGATCCAGCGTACATTAACGAGTAAACCTATGGTGATCGTTGTCAATGCCAAAACATGGCAACAGGCAGCGTTAACCGATTTGCTTGATTGTGGGCGCATCACTTTTATTCCGGATATGCTGACCGTTAACCGTTTAACCAGCGTGATCAGTTTAGCCCAAGCGCGTTTTAATGCCGCCAGTAAAACCTTAGCCGAATTTAAAAAGTTAGATGATGAAATTCGCAGTATAAAACTGCTCAGCCAAGCAAAGTTGATTGTAATGCAACAAGGGTTTGATGAAGCCAAAGCACACCACATTATTCAACAACAAGCGATGCAAAAAGGCTTGTCGGTGGCACAAATGTCGGCACAAATTATTGCAGTTGTCAGCAAGCAAAATACTTCGTTAGCAGTCGATACTTTAGCGGTGAACAATGATGGTGCGCCTCATTTTGGTGCGATTATCCCTAAGGCGGACATATTATCGTCTCAGCACAAAGGCTGCTAA